cgtgagCCGGTCGCCGTGGGTGAGCATCACCTGCCGCAGCTGCTCCGCGGGGATGACCCCGCTCCCGTCGTCGTCGAACGCGTCCAGGCACTGGGCCAGGCCCTTGGCCGACACGCCGGCGTTGGCCTTGCGCGCCGCCACGGCCAGGAACGTGGGGAGGTcgacggcgccggcgccgcccgcgcccgcgtcCTCGAGGAAGCcccgcgcctcggcctcgtccacGTTCTGGCCCAGCGAGCGCAGCGCCGTGACCAGCTCGCCGGCGGCGATgcggccgtcctcgtcgccgtcgaACAGGTCGAACACCTCCTTGCACTCGTCCGCCTGCGCCTGGGTCAGCTTGGCCGCCATGGCGGGGAGAGACCAGAGAGAGCTGAACTGCTGAAGGGATAGGGGAAAGAAATGGACTGATTGATTGGCCTAATTGCTGTCCGGGCTGTTCGTCACGATGAAGCAACCTAGCGAAGGtcgcttttcttttcttttgacagGTCAAAAATTAAGAGAGATCATAAGCAATGACAACTTTCCCTCTCTCGTTATTCTCCGAAGCAAATCGCTTTGAACTCTGCCGATTTTAGCATCTTTATGGTAAAGATATTTATATTATGATAAAAAAATCAACGGCTTATGCTTTGATGTAAACAACTGACAGGTTGAAAAGGGAAAAAGAATAATAGTTCAACGAGCTGGCGCCAACCATGTGCCCAACAATTGATCATCATAGCATAGCGACGTGCCATCCACCACATTTGGTTTCGATCAATCATAAGATGTGGTACAAGTTGCAAATACAATGCAGCTGTTGGATTCGCTGTCGACTTGAGTTGTGTTTCGTCGTCCAACAACTGTACCAAGGCGAATTTGCTCCAGCGCAGTTCAGAGATCACTACCACCGAAGTTGTACAAAGTTCGCAGAAACCAAGCATGCCAAATGAAATCCATACAATGTACTTCCGGCTAACACAAACCAAGCAGACATTTAAAATGCAGGGCGAAACCAAGATTTGCACAAAGCCCCTAAATTCCATGATAAGACGAAGCCTAACAGGCAAGATAAGTGCCACAACCAAAAGAAACCAGGTAATTCCGATGCTGCTCCCCACGACTACACCGCTACAAGATAACCCGACCAACTACCCAACAGGCAACAGTACTTAAAAAAACAGGCGCATAGCACAAAATACAACTTTGCGAGTCTGTCTGGCATTCCATTCCAATCCACTTGAGAGCAAATTTCAAGCTTATTTCGTGGGAGGGACCCCTGTCCTCGCCACCTCACTTGGCCATCATGACCTTGACGAACTCCTCGTAGTTGATCTGGCCGTCGCCGTCCACGTCCGCCTCCCGGATCATCTCGTCCACCTCCTCGTCCGTCAGCTTCTCCCCGAGGTTGGTCATCACGTGGCGCAGCTCCGCCGCCGAGATGAAGCCGTTCTGGTCCTTGTCAAACACGcggaacgcctccttgagctccTCCTCCGAGTCCGTGTCCTTCATCTTCCTCGCCATCAGGTTCAGGAACTCGGGGAAGTCGATGGTGCCGTTGCCGTCCGCGTCAACCTCGTTGATCATGTCCTGCAGCTCCGCCTCCGTGGGGTTCTGCCCAAGGGACCGCATCACGGTTCCGAGCTCCTTGGTGGTGATGCAACCTGCAGGAAATTCAACATCGATAAGCATTCGTTATCTAGCGCTACGAAATAAAATAAGAGCAAGTTTACTTGGGATTTAAGATTGGTCTGTTCGCCGCATATAAAATACCCAATGTGGGACTGAGTTGGTTCTATTGTCCTAAGAACACATGATATGTCATAATACCTCCAATCAGCATGTTGGGCACTTACACGCGCCTATATATTGTTACTATAAGGAGCTGCAAGTTGGAACAGCTGGGAATCGTAAACAAACATGGCTTTAAAGACGCTTTCCTAAAGTGTCACTGACGTTCATTTCAACATACTGAATTCTGGAAATCAATTTATGAACAGCTGAAGAAATGATGGACCGCCAGGCAGAAGCCTTAAGAAAGCAGTGCTTAGGTTTAGCATCAATTGGATTGTATCCTACCAAGTAAAAAAAAGGTACTTCTTGCTGTCCATTTAACATATGAAATCAAAAGTCAACCTACAATTCTATAAGTCATCATGTACACAATTAGATATGACACAGATCACAGACCAGACCAACTTGCATCTAAAGACGTGCTGAAACATAGTCCTTTAATGTACCAAGCAAGGAAATAACTATTAAATGATGCAGAAATGAGCGACTATGACACTAGAAAAGAGGAATCTACAAATCAAGTGCTGGTCTTAGACTACACAGTTAAGACTAGATCTCCCACTTCTAGGCTATCATCAGAAGCTAGATCATGCTGGTACTGTCACCAAAAAGTCTCACTAAAATCCTTGACATCATCTACTAGTACATCACAGCCAGATCAACACCTCCAATTCTCCATCTAGTCCACTAGTACAAAACAGAAGCTAATTGACCTGATCACTTTACAGCAGTGTATGACAACAACCTGATTCTCAATCTCTCTCATTAGAAGTTCCGAAACACTCTACAGCTCTAAACCCTAGCTCCTAAATGCAACCAGTAGCTGCTGCCCCCGAATTGTTCCTCCCACAGGAGCACCCCGAAATCCTACAAGTCGGAAATCCACCTTAACAGAGCAATCCGCCTGCAGCCCGCCGCGGAACAAACAACAGGCCCGAGCAATCCATCCCGCGCAGGCGCTGGAACAACACCAAAGGCCTAAAGAGACGACGCAACCCAGGCATCACCGACTGGATCTAGAGCGCTCCGAGACAAAACCCAATTCGGCCGGATCGAGCCCGATCCGGCCGGCCGCGAGAGAGAGACAGGGGAGAGGGGGGGTTACCGTCGCCATCCTTGTCGAAGAGGCTGAAGGCCTCCTTGAACTCGGCGATCTGCTCGTCGGTGAGCTGGTCCGCcatgggggagggagggaggaggcttCGAGAAGGTGCGCGCGGGACACGGGGGGCGGCTGCGGGAAGGGGAATAATAAACGGGGCGCGGTGGTTGGCGTTGGCGATGGTGCCCTGTCCGTGGGCTGGGTTTTATAGACCGGTGGCGATTAACGAGGGGGAAGGTTTGCTGGAACCGCCGGTTTTGTATCCGGttcccctttccttttctttttcccttccttttcccttttttcctTCCTTGGATCCTTGGCAATCTATGGTTCCATTCATACTCGATTGCGCAACGATGGTTTCCATGTTTATTCTTGTGTGGAATTAGGATTCTATATACTTTAGGCTCCATTGAGTTCTGAGGTATCTTTTGTTTGAGTATATCGATGTATAATAAAGACTTAGCAATGAGTATtcgcaagaagaagaaaaagacttAGTAATGAGAGCTGAGTGCAGCGGCCGCCATGGTGAGAGTTGATACATGATGGTCATGAAAGGTTGTCCCTATTATTTAGCACCTCAACAATGATAAAAAAAGTGTTATGGTGTATAGAGCATCCTAAAGGATGTAGAGAGCCAAGGAAAAAAGAAGGGCGAGTGTGCTACAAAGGGAAAAAGCACACAGAAGGATACCATGTTGCATGTAAACCTGGGCATCCTCCGGGCGGGGCCTAGTCCGGGTCAGGCTTTACAAAGCCCAACCTCAAACTCCCAATCCCATTCCCGAGCCCGAAACACATGAACAGTGCACTTTTAAAATTAAAATGATTATTTTTAGGATATTTAAATGATATAATATACTTATATTTCTAATAAAGTAGTTATTTATGCCATGTCCGGGCTTTTTCGTGCTTTCGAGCCGGGCTTCGGGCGAAAAAGctaagcccaagcccggcccggtgTCAGCTTTCGGGCCAGGCTGTCCGGGCCGGGCTATCCATGCCAGGGTCTAGTTGCACGTAATGGAGTTCCTTAACCGAACAACTAGCAAGATTACATGTTTCATTGATATAGGGAAAGTATCTGATGCACTAGGGCTTGCGATGCACTTTTTTGGTAGTATTTTGTCTATTCAAGGAGTATCAGTTTGAAATTTTGTGACTCGTTAGATGCGAGTTTCCTGCTGTCTAGAATTTGCTCTCTTTTTTCATTCTTCACAATTCTCCTGTCccctttcttctttttctcttgcGGGGAGACTGACATAAATCAACTCATTGCGGTCCGTTGTTTTTCCTCTTCAAAGTCACAACAAAGtcatcccgcaaaaaaaaaaagtcaCAACAAAGTCGCCGTACTAAATGGGACGATGTGACTGGTATTTATCTCAAACCTTGCGAGGAGGGAGACGAGTCAAGGCGATGGAGCTAGCAAGTAGCAAGCCGGACCAGGTCACTGCTCCGTCACCGTCAGATCAGACATCAGTCCATGGCGCACAGGAGCCGGCCAAGAAGTTCAGGTCAAGACTGACGTCAAAACACGTCGTCGTCGTTATCTTTTTCTTCGTGACGTGGCAATCAATGCGGTGTTTCGAGCCGAAAGCGATGCGTTTTTTTCTTCTTCCAGGTGTTAGCGATGCGTTTGCTGGCGAGGGCCTTGTTCTTGCATTTCGTTATGTCCGTCCGAGCCCAGCAAGCATGCTTATGGGCATTTTTCGCGTCCCGCGACGAAAAGGCCCGTGGGCTTATTTCGAAACCGTCGCAGAGAGCTGAGATAAGAGGGAGGATTAACTGGCCTCTAAATACcataaagaaaaaaaaatctggCCTCTAAAATAGTGGGGGCAATGGAAGTTGGAACGGAATGTTTTCCATTGGGCGGCTGCTACCCATAGACCGGATGATAACTTGCAGTTATCATCCGCCTTATCTGCCGTTCGATATGCTTAATCAAGCTCGTCAGTTTGAACCCACACATCGCATCATGCTTGTCTTCACCCGCAGCATCTTTTGCAGCGTAGACAAAAAACCGCTCCATAACAGACGTCGTCACAACTCCGGCGAGCGGGGTTGCCGGCGGCCGCTTGCATCATCCATGGCAGCAGCTCCACGGCAGCACCGTCGGCGCCCGGCGGCGCTGTGATTGCCGACAACGCTTCATTGCAACCCAAGTGAGCTTCAACGGGCCCCGCAGCGCGTCATTGCAACTCCGGCGGCTATCGGCGATGCTTCATTGCAACTCCGGCGCTCCCCGGCGATGTTGCATCACAACACCGTCGGCCGGACGATGTTTCATTGCAACTCCGGCGCTCTCCGGCGATGTTGCATCACAACACCGGCGGCCGGATGATGCTTCATTGCAACTACGGCGCTCCTGGCGATGTTGAACTACAGCACCGGCGGTCCCCAGCGATGCTTCATAGAAAATCCGGCGGCCCCCAACTGCAGCATCCCGCCACTTGCTTGAAGCACAGCAGAGCGCCGGCGGCCCGATGTTGCGCAACTCCTCTCCTCAGCCTCCCCGATGCAGCATGTGCGCCGAGTGGCGACCGCCTCGCGACACCGTCGTCGTCTACAGCTCCGGTGGCTGCTACCACGCAGCCCTGCGGGATCTCGCGTCGCCGCCCACACCATGCGCACCATCGCCCGCCTCGCAGCAACGGCTTGTCGTCGAACGACAACCATCACGGCGCAGCGACGCCCcttatagcagcagcagctccgcCCGCCGTCGGCAAACATCGACGGATGCTGCGTCGAGAGTGTTTCATCACAACGTCGATGTGCTGTGTCTCAACATGGCCGCCAGCCGCATCGCGTCAGCAGCGGTGGTGCTTGGCGGTGCGGCCTTGTGCATGGCAGCAACCGTGCGGCGGTGCTGTGATATgagagaaaagagaaggaaaaatgAGCCTTCGGTCTGCTGAGAAGAAGAAAGGGCGACAAGATAAGATTGGAGTGGTGGAGAGGATAGGTACGTGGGTGGTCCCATGGGAAGCGTGGCCAACGGAGGAGGCGGTTTATGCGACGCGAAAGATCAGCCGGGTGATTTAAAACATTTCCCTTTCCATTGCTGGGAGAATCGTCCAAAGCAGTCTGTT
This DNA window, taken from Triticum aestivum cultivar Chinese Spring chromosome 1D, IWGSC CS RefSeq v2.1, whole genome shotgun sequence, encodes the following:
- the LOC123182436 gene encoding calmodulin-2, giving the protein MADQLTDEQIAEFKEAFSLFDKDGDGCITTKELGTVMRSLGQNPTEAELQDMINEVDADGNGTIDFPEFLNLMARKMKDTDSEEELKEAFRVFDKDQNGFISAAELRHVMTNLGEKLTDEEVDEMIREADVDGDGQINYEEFVKVMMAK
- the LOC123182435 gene encoding probable calcium-binding protein CML9, translating into MAAKLTQAQADECKEVFDLFDGDEDGRIAAGELVTALRSLGQNVDEAEARGFLEDAGAGGAGAVDLPTFLAVAARKANAGVSAKGLAQCLDAFDDDGSGVIPAEQLRQVMLTHGDRLTEEEADELLRKADPRGEGRVQCKELVKVLMNNK